The Lucilia cuprina isolate Lc7/37 chromosome 5, ASM2204524v1, whole genome shotgun sequence genome includes a window with the following:
- the LOC111688347 gene encoding LOW QUALITY PROTEIN: myb-like protein I (The sequence of the model RefSeq protein was modified relative to this genomic sequence to represent the inferred CDS: substituted 1 base at 1 genomic stop codon), with translation MANPRKFSEKIALQKQKQAEGTAEFEKIMNEVKATRVVDNVLGNTDLTDGNGLHRNASLSGGSGGSGTSSGASGGGASPDANAGGSGSIGGGGGGGGGGGGIGLINTTSGSPTYRESRGRSVGVGPMRRPSERKQDRSPYGSTASGLMLSGVTQQTQNSYLSPPMDSSSWRRSNSDSALHQTLNNLAEGNFGASSPVPSMGDINSLHANYHHHHQHQTHNSQRSQSPNIGRSYSPQAQRRKNTLLQQQQQQLQQQQLQHQRLQMQQQQQQQQAQQQHQQLQQHLQNQQQSLQQQQQQQQHLHHHQQQYTNAKYNNSNIMFKSLHEQQLSFNNTGSLPDLSSLHYANQPNATNNSSTQMMPTSATQQQQTLSPILSPHHNNGCHDRDQSPSPFSPPSTAGGGNSGGGPPSPYHQQENSPTSATNTPTANVQTSPHLSFTNLSVQSPVNVQQTNTAQNTAAALNTLPTLGNLTDYRQPLNPPSPGSSPGLLTSGPANDIHTSAPPSPIRHCPNNLNSSVSGANSSQNPQNQMPTQSLQNTFGNLDSNTGYNTLNPAFHNHFEQFHLGDNSQSPQNNYDALEFEDLGMGNQQHNNFNTKIIDFGDLTTPSSNTPSNTTRTNSTNSTSNCNNNNNLPQQQQQQRNNSQQFQHHHQQQQLLNNNSTTSSTSSNVNSNGPVNACRTGLMNNNDRQDILSANSSPIPSPLSHGVPPPSSPLPIPMSAHSPHQQQQQLSLSVQTSPHHSPMHSPHHSPSPLSVSSPGLTMLGGSVSPVPSPSAHIMQQQQQQQHNHHLNNQTANQMHHNQTQSSHNNHHHHHQQQHQQQNQTHIPTTATNIPQIIFSDYSSSRDIFDSLDLDLGPIDGPALQMLSDQNPIMIADPSIEDSFRRDLNXYYEEAVAAIESGILLEDSFDPLGPLVDVTEVLGNPPLATQLHHHVNKPQNDDTTSSTCAIGCGIGAGGVGIDTTNSICGEESNDTHINRDDILSSLNDQLNDEVHDDEDDEVRNFFF, from the coding sequence atggCGAATCCACGTAAATTTAGCGAAAAAATCGCtttacaaaagcaaaaacaagctgAGGGTACAGCGGAATTTGAGAAAATTATGAATGAGGTTAAGGCAACCAGAGTCGTAGATAATGTCTTAGGCAACACAGATCTAACCGATGGTAATGGTTTACATAGAAATGCTAGTTTAAGTGGCGGTAGTGGAGGCAGTGGCACAAGTAGTGGAGCCAGTGGTGGTGGTGCTTCTCCAGATGCAAATGCAGGTGGTAGTGGAAGTATAGGAGGCGGCGGTGGAGGAGGAGGAGGTGGCGGTGGTATTGGTTTAATAAACACAACATCTGGCTCTCCCACATACCGAGAATCAAGAGGCCGCAGTGTAGGCGTTGGTCCCATGAGAAGACCTTCAGAACGTAAACAAGATCGATCTCCTTACGGCAGTACAGCGAGCGGTCTTATGCTAAGCGGTGTAAcgcaacaaacacaaaacaGTTATTTAAGTCCACCCATGGATAGTAGTAGTTGGAGACGTTCAAATTCTGATTCTGCTTTACATCAAACGCTTAACAATTTGGCAGAGGGAAATTTTGGCGCATCCAGTCCAGTACCCAGTATGGGCGATATAAATTCTCTGCATGCCAAttatcaccatcatcatcagcatcaaACTCATAACAGCCAAAGATCTCAATCCCCCAATATAGGGCGCAGTTATAGTCCACAAgcacaaagaagaaaaaacacattactacagcagcaacagcagcagctacaacaacaacaactgcagcaTCAACGTTTACAaatgcaacagcagcagcaacaacaacaagcacAACAACAGCACCAACAGCTACAGCAACATttacaaaatcaacaacaaagcttacagcagcaacaacaacagcagcaacatttgcatcaccaccaacaacaatatACCAATGCCAAATACAACAACTCCAACATCATGTTCAAATCCCTGCACGAACAGCAATTATCATTTAACAACACCGGCTCATTACCCGACTTAAGTTCCCTACACTATGCGAACCAACCAAATGCAACCAATAACAGCAGCACACAAATGATGCCAACATCAGCCACACAACAGCAACAGACTCTTTCGCCCATCCTATCGCCACATCATAATAATGGATGTCATGATCGGGATCAGTCGCCAAGTCCCTTTAGTCCTCCCAGTACGGCAGGTGGAGGTAATAGTGGGGGTGGCCCTCCCTCTCCATATCATCAACAGGAAAATTCTCCAACATCTGCCACCAACACCCCCACAGCTAATGTTCAAACCTCACCGCATTTGTCCTTTACCAATTTGTCTGTACAATCGCCCGTGAATGTACAGCAAACGAACACAGCACAAAATACAGCCGCTGCCCTTAACACATTGCCAACACTGGGTAATCTAACAGACTATCGTCAACCATTGAATCCACCTAGTCCAGGTTCTTCCCCCGGCCTTCTAACATCGGGCCCAGCCAACGATATACACACAAGTGCACCGCCTAGTCCCATAAGACATTGTCCAAATAATCTAAATTCCTCCGTTAGCGGAGCGAATAGTAGTCAAAACCCACAAAACCAAATGCCAACACAAAGTTTACAAAACACATTTGGGAATCTGGACTCCAACACCGGTTATAATACGCTTAATCCTGCTTTTCATAATCACTTTGAACAGTTTCATCTGGGAGACAATAGTCAGTCGCCGCAAAATAACTACGATGCTTTGGAATTTGAAGACTTGGGCATGGGCAACCAGCAACACAATaactttaatactaaaataataGACTTTGGAGATTTGACAACACCGTCATCCAATACCCCGTCAAATACAACAAGAACGAACTCAACAAATAGCACATCCAactgtaataacaacaacaatttaccacaacaacagcagcagcagcgaaATAACTCCCAACAATTCCAACATCaccatcaacagcaacaacttttaaacaataattcgACTACAAGTAGCACGAGTAGTAATGTGAATAGCAATGGACCTGTGAATGCCTGTAGAACAGGTCTGATGAATAACAATGATAGACAAGATATATTATCGGCCAATTCATCACCCATACCTTCGCCTTTATCACATGGTGTGCCACCACCTTCCTCTCCCTTACCTATACCTATGTCAGCACATTCACcacatcagcagcagcagcagctgtCGTTATCGGTCCAAACATCGCCACATCATTCGCCTATGCATTCGCCGCATCACTCGCCTTCACCTTTGTCGGTATCATCACCCGGGCTGACAATGTTGGGTGGTAGTGTATCGCCTGTACCATCACCATCCGCCCACataatgcaacaacaacaacagcagcagcataaTCATCATCTTAATAATCAAACAGCGAATCAAATGCATCACAATCAAACACAATCATCACACAAcaatcatcaccatcatcatcaacaacagcacCAGCAACAGAATCAAACACACATACCTACAACCGCCACAAATATAccacaaattatattttccgATTATTCCTCATCGCGCGATATCTTCGATAGTCTCGACCTAGATTTGGGTCCAATCGATGGCCCCGCTTTACAAATGCTATCCGACCAAAATCCCATCATGATTGCCGATCCCTCAATAGAGGATAGTTTTCGTAGAGATCTTAACTGATACTACGAGGAAGCTGTTGCAGCTATTGAGAGTGGTATCCTCTTAGAGGACTCGTTCGATCCCCTAGGTCCGCTTGTCGATGTAACAGAAGTATTAGGCAATCCTCCCCTGGCAACACAACTTCATCATCATGTAAATAAACCTCAAAATGATGACACCACCTCCTCCACCTGTGCCATTGGTTGCGGTATAGGCGCCGGCGGCGTTGGCATTGACACCACCAACAGCATTTGTGGTGAGGAATCAAATGATACCCATATTAACAGAGACGATATCTTAAGCAGCCTAAACGACCAACTCAACGACGAGGTTCACGATGATGAAGACGATGAGGTACgaaatttctttttctaa